TCTAATTTTTACAAAGTATGTATTTATCCTTCAATAGCTTCCCAACACTGGGACAAACTCCTCTGAGGAGACAGGTTGCAACATTAACAAATGTGAGTTTTGATCATGTCCTAACACATTAACTTGATTTTGAGTATGTTCATATTagtgtgcgtgtacacacacacacacacacacacacacacacacacaccccaccatcatcatcatcaccaccaccatcaccattaccatcatcatcatcatcaacgtGAAGCAAGGATGGATGTTCCAAATGAATAACATGTTACAAAGTGAGTCATAGCTTAATGATCTACTGGAAGTGACATATACCAAAGATTTTTACCATTTAACTTAGTATGAAAATTCACTGACACCATTTAAAATTTTGAATGAAATCAATTTTTAAGAACGCACTAAGTTAAATATTGACACTGTATCAAGGAGAAATAACATACTTATCTGCAAAAGCTATCACGATACTTCTCCTTTCTAACTATAGTATCTAAATGAAACCAGAGAATGAGCTGCAGCAGACAGAACACAGGAGAGACTACTCATCTCCTTTAGGCCAGGCACTGAACAGTCCACAAAAATATGTCACCTTCTCCTTACGTTCCTTTgcttaaatattattttcataaaaatgttgcttatgtttatatatttcattttattatttttaaatgagttaatatgtaaatattcaaACACcaacgcgcgcacacacacacacacacacacacacacacacacacattgaagcTCCACAAAGTCTAATTTTATAGAGTATAAGAAATCTCAAAACCATAGAACTTGAGAACTGCTATAATAAAAAAGCATAATCCATGTACTGGCCAACTGCCTAGATTCTAATGAGATTCCCAAGTTTAAACTAGAGATCATAACAgataggtgggggtgggggtgggatttaGGGAAACTATAGGGAAAGAAGtccaaaagcaaaggaagaatggGCTTAAGAAACGAAGGCTAAGCAGAAAGGGAACCAGTTCCATTTGCCAACAGAAAGCTTTTAAGAGTGTGAattaaaggagagaaacttgtCTATGATATAAGAATTGTAATACACTGTAGAGAAATAGAAGACTTTCAGAAGCCTTCTAACTATAAAGTAGAGAATGAAATGATCGTAATGCACATATGATCATATGTTAGCTGTTCTCAAGTAAAACCACAACCCAGAGTAAGCAAAGCCACAAACCATCACGAGCATACCTGGCCGAGATTATCAGTGGGGAATTCCCAATGCTACCGTTGTCTAAACACCTTCCCGTAGCAATACAAATCATTTCTTCCTCTAGTAACCCAACTTTTCTATCAAACATAATTTGTTCCAGGTCGTCTAACTGGTAATGGCAAAGACAAAACACACCAAGTGTCCCAAGTTACGCTTTACAGCACACTACTGACATCCAAACAGTAACCAGCTCATCAGCAATGAAGTGTGGCAGGTCCACAGAGAATAGCACTCACTTGAGTATCGGCTTGTGGCACTGAGTGTAGGTACAGAAAAAAAGCCTGATAAAAGCTCCTGGTAATACACGAGTACTTCCTAAGACATGGAAAACTTAATAGAAAGCAAAGGGGAAAAGAACTACAGCCTTCAGAATGAACTTTTTGCAGGAGCAAACAATACAAAGAGAGTTAACACGTGAGGAAGGGAAGAGCAGGCTTCACTGGGGCTGAGCTTCTGTCTGGGGATAATCAGTGCCATCAATGTTCCTTtcaatttaatgaatatgcattattTCTACTGATCCAAGCTACTTGTCAAATCTTACATACCTTTTTTAATAACCTTGTACTTCTCTTCATTCTCCATAAAATTAGGATCCATCTTGaaaacatcttaaaaataaataggaaGTTAGGTGTTTATTTTCTACATTGACATGCTGGTGCCCCGCTGTTGCTTCCCATACCCAGGCTTACTAAGAACATCTTCTGGATTGTAGTCATCCTCCAAGGGGAGCATGTGTGTAAACTGATCATCCTCTTCCACTAAGTCAAGTCCTTCCAGAATAACAGGGTGGTCCTTGAATCCATCCTTCCGTACAGCAAACATCACTTCAATCATGTACTGGACTCTTTTGTCAATCTCGGACTCATGCAGAATGTTTCGCAGGCGTTCAAAGATTGCTGAagttaaaaggaaggaaaagacaaTAAAAAACCATCACTCTTAATACTAGAGTAAGAACTGGTAAGAATAcacagccaggcatgatggtgcacacttttattcccagcactcagggggcagaagcaggtagatctaagttcaaagccagcctggtctacacagagaaacctcatgggggacagaaaagaaatacaaaccAAGAATATACACTTACCATTGATTCCCCTTGGTGACACCTGGGTTAATTTGAGACCACACTCCTTGAGGAAGCCGATAGCTACTTCAACACTGTCATCGGTTGGTCTCTCTAGCAGCAAAGTGAGCATCTCCAGGCACAGAACCTCATGTGCCTTAACAGAATGCAGACAGGGGAGAGACAAGATGGTTTTACGCTATTAATGTACTACTGACAAGCTTCTGAACACAAATCCGTGCTCTACAATGATCATAATGCACATATTAATTGTTTTTCTATAAATTTCATCATGTAACTATTAAATTTTTATAGATCATTTCTTTAATTCACAATACTGAACAGAAAGAAGTATCTGGTTCATGATTACATGTAGACTCATTTTAACTTATGTATAAGAATTTGGCTCTcttgggactgaagttacagatggttatgagtgctgggaatagaactcaggtcctcccaAAGAGCCAGCGCTctaagccactgagccacctctcaagcTTCTGTTCTTTATCCTTTACATGGTGGCAACATTTTATATCTGCTCTGCAATTCAATTTACTATGTAATTCTACTAAATAGTAAATAGCCCAAAGCTATACAAACATCaaaccataaaatattttaaagattactGATGCTGAActgtgaatatttcttttttatctacttatttattcCATTTTGGATGGCAGTACTAGGAAATAGttcagggcctcatgcatgccagTAAAGCACATTACCACTGAGCTAGAGTCCTGGCCTAGTTCCTTTTCACAGTTCAAACTATTTACCTGGTCCATATTTTAAAGTTAACACTATGAACTGCCTTGTAGAATGAGAGTGAAAGTGTACTAAGGACTGACTGCTCTGAGAGGATGAACCATAGCTCATTCCGTCATCCATAGATCTTTATAATCAAGGTACTTAGCAATCTGAACCCGAATTCTAGAGAACATCTTTACATTGGGTCCAATTAGAAACATATTAATTTTTGAGAGGAGTATACAGGGAGGAATGGTGTTAGTCATACATCATTGTAAAAGAAATCCCTACATCTAATTGAGAAGGTGAAATGGTTAATATTTTAACTATTAGGTGCTAATGACAAAAATCTCTGGTAAActagtaaaattttaaaaccagAAATACATATTTGCTGTTATAGAAAGGTTGTCTGTTTCCCGCTCTTAAGTAACCAACTATTATAATCCCATGGCAACTAATTAGGTTAAAATGTAAAAGATTTCCAAGAACAGACACTGGGAAGACTTTAGTGTTACAGTGAGCATCATAGTAAGCGTGATGGCAGACGGGAGAGTCTCTGACATGAACAGGGGCAGTTTTACttccaaggaggagtagaaggcaaatACTCCACAGAATAGAGGATGAATGCGGAAATTAAAATCAAACGAATGACATTATATGCACTCAAAATAGATCAAAATTATTCCACCTACTGTGTTTCACAATATGTATCTGCAGGCGAAGGTTATGATGGTCTTGGGAACAAACACTTGATAAGCACTTAGAATAAGAGGAGGATGACATAAAGCTACATGGGTTTTAAACATGCCAATCACTTAACCTCTGTTTCATAAGGTGGGCCTAAATATAAATGACTACAACACTAAGATGACTTTTTTCTTTGTCAAATTTTTTAACAGTGATTATCATTTTCAATTAAGTTTAATGTAGTTTTTGTTGCATGTACACATAATGAAGACTAAGCAAAACctaacaaaattatataaaaatgaatcTACCTCAATTCTTTATCtctaaaaattaatgaaatggaaCCATTATAAAAattcccgggctggagagatggctcagcggttaagagcactgactgctcttccagaggtcctgagttcaattcccagcaaccgaatggtggctcacaaccaactgtaatgagatctgacgccctcttctggcgtacTTATatagacagtgtacttatatagaataaatcaataaaccttttggggttggggatttggctcagtggtagagcgcttgcctagcaagcgcaaggccctgggttcggtccccagctctgaaaaaaaaaaaaaaaaaaaaagaatagaaaaaaaaattccctataTGCTATATTTAGGGAATGCATAGGTAACTTTGAAACAAATTAACgggggctgaggatgtagcttggttggcagaatgcttgcctagcatgcaggaagcctGGGATTGATCCTCAATACAGCATAAACTGGACAGAGTGGTGCAGGGCTACAATCCAAACACTTAGaacgcagaggcaggaggatcagaatttcaaggtcatccttgacatCACAGTGAGCTTACAGCCACCCTGGagataaagaagggaaggagggagggaagggggaaggagggaaggaaaacaaaacccattTTGCTGATGAGATGATGGGGAGGGATGAGCATCAGTGGGCCCTGAACCATGTGTTCACATGGTTAGGCTGAGCACGGCAGTTGGTGCCATGCCACAGGACACATACCCACGGAGAAGTCAATGTAACATTTAGTAAGTAACAAAAACAGTGAACAAGTGAATAACAAAACACTAAAAGATATGCATGACTACTGATGGAGCTGTTATCACTGTTTAatgatttactttttatttcatgtgctttGGTATcttgcctgtgtgtatatctgtataagggtgttggatcccttggaattggagttacagacagttgtgagctgccatgcaggtgctgggaactgaactcaggtcctctgaaagagcagccagtgctcttaagtggcTCAGTGAGCACACACAGTATCGAGCCTCCTCAGTCTAACAAAACACCTTGTAGCACACAGATTTTCTCTATATAAGAATATTAGGTGCACTTAAAACAAGTGAAATCTCAGCCAAGATGATCAAACAGTGACAAAGGGAAATGGCGTCAAGACCGTGGTCTTGGCCACTGAGTTTGATGAGGCTTTAAGGATAATTACTTACCACATTTTGGTTAATAAGATGTGCCACAAATTTTGAAGCAGTCAGGCAAAGTTGCTGAAAAAGCAAAGTAAAGACAGTTACCCCATCAGCTATCATAGTTTTCCTGTATCAATAAAAGCTATAGTGGATTACCATGGTCTCTAACATGTAGAATCATTCTCATTCAGGAATAGCAACATGAAGTAGCTACGAAAGCTGAAAGTCATCAGCTTGGCGGCCAGAGGAACTGGAGCTGCATGAGCGGTTTACACGTGAAGTCAGCGCACTTCCTCTCATTGATGCTGGCTTACTGGAATAACCCCACGCAACAGGCTACTTACAAGCCACTCGTACACACCTTATCGTTCCTTCGGTATCCTTTCCGAAAATTGAGAATTAGTCTCTTGAGGATCAGTTCTCCAATCTGTGGGAACTTTGAGTTGATTATCGCCACCAAAGCTGCATAAACATGAGTGAAAATGGGAGAAGCGCTCTGTGCTTGCAGAACAGATCTGGACAGCAATCCTCTATGCAAAACACAGCAAAAGTCAACAGTCAGACAAGCTGTTTAGAAAAGTAGGCAAGCTCAAGAGAACTATGTTCTAATCATGACTAGAAGAAGCCCATTCAAAAGTAAATCTTCACTGTTTTCTAGGaaaagagttcatcttggtaataatccattttaaaaaatgcttttatgaaaataaaattgtgcttttttttgtaaaataaaacgaggataattttttttccaaaaacttCTCTCTAATCAAAGTTACTGTTTTTCTATTCACATTTCATCTAATCAGACTTAAAGGATCGGGGCAGGGAAAAACATGATtgaaatatactgtatgaaaaaaatttaaataaaccaaaaccaaaatatagTGGCTTAAAAACAAAGTTGCTTGAGAGTGTAAAATTGACACAGCGTAAAGTTTCTGCCATGGTCCGCCACTTATAGACAGTAACTGCTGGGACACAgctctggtctgtttccttctgctgCTGTAGGTTTAGAGGACAAAGGTAAGGGCATGACGATCTAAGATGAAGCGAAAGGCAACACAGTGGTAGAGGCACCTTGAGCTGTGCCTTTATGTGcatgggtgagagagagagagatacagcaAGCTACATTATTCCAAGCAATACAGAGACAACTCCTGAGctgcaggaagagagaaggaagtgaACCTAGATTAAGGCGGAAGCCAGCCAGGCTGCGTGTCGCCTCTGCCTGCCTGGCCTGTTTCCCAGGTGAAGGGGACAGAGTTCTGCCATCTCCAAGGACAGTGGAGGCTCTTGGCCAACCTTCTGTTCCCCAACAACATGCTGCCCTGAGCTTAATCCTCAATGATTACAATCAAGGTAATGCGAAATCACACAAGAAGACAGCACTCAGATTTAAAGCTAAGAGAGATGTGTATTTATTCCCACTTTTGTTGTTCTTTAAaacaagtaagaaaaaaaaaaaacaccaattgCTTGAATTCAAGTAAGAAATGATGATTCCCTTCATTTTCCTTCAAATGTCTTGTTTATCTTCCCCAGCCATCTCTCCTCCTCTCACTCTGCTTTGATTAGAATGTGAACTGGAATAAAAGACCAAATAACAAACCTAAAGGTAACACTGTCTTGGCAGAGAGGTGGGAGCTCTGCCTCCAGGATCAGGAACAAGCTATGTGGCTTGCCGTACTTCTCAGATTCAATGTAACACCCACCAAAATCCTAGTGGCATGTTTCAGAAGAAAAGCTCTTAAAATTAACATagaatataaaaaatacaaatagccaaaaaaatcttcaggaaaagaagaaaaagcaagagGCACCTTTTACTTGATTTAAAACCTACTACTCCACAAAGCTACAGTAATCAAAACAGCATGGTACTGCCACAAAACTTAACAGAAACCAAcagagaacagaacaaaacacctAGAGATAaattcatacatttttatttaattgtattttgaCATAAAGGCAGTGTGTTCCAGAGTGGTAGGAAAGCAGACAGTAACATGCAGAAGAGTAAGAGCATGCTTTAGTCTTGTGCCTCACACAAAGCAACCTAAACTGATCAATGAACAGAGTCCGTCCAACTTCTAGGAGGGAGGCTCCATGATATTTGCCTGGATGGATAAATTTTTAGACAGAACTCCCAAACCAAAAGTAACCCAAGAAAACTTGACAAACGAGACTGCATTGATCTAAAAGGCTTCTGAACAGTGCTAGAAACCATCAATGAAGTCAAGAGACAAATACAGAATGGAGGAAAGGATCTGCAGACCATTTATCTGGTAaggagctaatatccaaaatatctgCCAAAagtaatacaaataataaaagtaataaaagtaaTACAACCCACTTTTGAAAATTGGCAAAACATCTAAATGGACATTTCAAGACAATACGGAGAAGCTGCCATGAAGCATCACCCATCAGACCAATACAGAGTAAAGCCACCATGTGTTATCTCATACCTGTAAATGGCTGCCGTAAAAGTAACCAAAGGAAGTGTTTCCCAGGAGGCTGAGAACAGGGAACACGGAACACACACGGACTGTGACTAGGAATGCACAGCACTGCAGACGGTAGGGAAAACACTAAGACTCGgagctacacacacacctacagcaTTATCCACAGAGCCAAACAGACTGCCAGGCCAATGATAGACAACGGAATGCCACTCAGCATTAAAGAAGAAATCCCGACACTCGTGACAACACAGAAAGTACACATCAAAGTATCACTTTGCTAATAAAAAATGTGTAAAGATTTTATGtcaactaaaaaaattaaagtgttttGAAATagcatattttaataatatgcctCATGGATTTAAATTATTGGAGATATTTAGTAAATGTCTGTGCAAAACTATGGCATGATAGCAAATCTCAGAAAGCATTGGTTTATTAACCTTGAACAATATGGTTAACTTATCTAACagcctacattttaaaaaaaaaaaactgcatttcCAATAAACATTCACAAATACCTTTAAATGAAGTAGCATAACGAATCAGCGCTCATTGTTCACAGAGATGGCACGTTTCTTTACAAAAGTCTTATGAGCTATACAGGGTAATGGTTACTTACCTCCCTCTAACGATGTTCTCTTGAAGGAGCTCTTGGATAATGATGCTTATATTTGAGATGTTGACCTTGTTGATGAGACCATTGATGGATTTCTTCAGAGCCTCCCAGCTCATCCTCTGGTATGCTAAGCTAAAAATTACCAAAAGAAGGGACAGTCAGGTGGAACCTCGGAACCGAGACCCCGAGCGTTTGAAAGGCCTGCTGTTAATGCAGCTGTCCTGCAGCTGCACTGCTGAGGGCCGCACGGCTGTGCTGCCCTTAACTACATTTGGTCATTTCAGCCTCACTTGGATATTTTACACTTAACTTGATAGTGCCCTTGATAAGGTCTTTTAAAGCTCTTTAAAATCTatgatttttataattatttctctGTAGGAAACCAAAGCCTTTTCCTCTATATGCTTCTTTTGAAGTCTAGTGAAATTAGCAGGCTTCCTGAAATGCATATAATACAAAAGGTTACAACAGATCTTGAGATAGTCGTCAACGCACACAAAAAAGAACAGGCTGATACAGTGTGCTCTGAGCATCTtcagacagaaaataaaagaagtggGAGGAAGCCAAGTATCAATTTGAATTCCAAGTAATATAATATGGCCACATTACGCAGTATCCATAACACACTATTTGG
This Rattus norvegicus strain BN/NHsdMcwi chromosome 3, GRCr8, whole genome shotgun sequence DNA region includes the following protein-coding sequences:
- the Cwc22 gene encoding pre-mRNA-splicing factor CWC22 homolog isoform X5; this encodes MKSSMAHMKQSSGHDRRESHNSYHRRSSSPEDRYTEQDRSPRDRDYSDYSRSDYERSRRGYSYDDSMESRSRDREKRRERERDADHRKRSRKSPSPERRSPDRGVSQSSTQEEPTSKKKKDEQDPLLTRTGGAYIPPAKLRMMQEQITDKNSLAYQRMSWEALKKSINGLINKVNISNISIIIQELLQENIVRGRGLLSRSVLQAQSASPIFTHVYAALVAIINSKFPQIGELILKRLILNFRKGYRRNDKQLCLTASKFVAHLINQNVAHEVLCLEMLTLLLERPTDDSVEVAIGFLKECGLKLTQVSPRGINAIFERLRNILHESEIDKRVQYMIEVMFAVRKDGFKDHPVILEGLDLVEEDDQFTHMLPLEDDYNPEDVLNVFKMDPNFMENEEKYKVIKKEILDEGDSDSNTDQEAGSSEDEEEDEEEEEGEEEEGGQKVTIHDKTEINLVSFRRTIYLAIQSRF